One window of Acidobacteriota bacterium genomic DNA carries:
- a CDS encoding OsmC family protein, producing MSDIQAKAVVQWAGDDLYIGTSPSGHSITVDTKGENKTAPSPVELLMIAVAGCTAVDVVSILQKKRQKITAYRAEISGTRREDHPRAFTSFHIHHLVYGHDVSEQAVARAIELSDTKYCSVAATVRPAAEIETTFEIIESE from the coding sequence ATGTCGGATATTCAAGCAAAAGCGGTCGTACAATGGGCGGGAGATGATCTATACATCGGGACATCACCCAGCGGTCATTCTATAACTGTTGATACCAAAGGAGAAAACAAGACGGCGCCGTCGCCCGTCGAACTGCTGATGATCGCTGTCGCCGGATGCACGGCGGTCGACGTCGTTTCGATCCTGCAGAAGAAACGGCAGAAGATCACGGCGTACCGGGCCGAGATCTCGGGGACGCGCCGTGAAGATCATCCGCGTGCGTTCACGTCCTTCCATATTCACCATTTGGTGTACGGTCACGACGTTTCCGAACAAGCGGTCGCGCGTGCGATCGAACTTTCGGACACGAAATACTGTTCGGTCGCGGCGACCGTGCGTCCGGCGGCCGAGATCGAGACGACCTTCGAGATCATCGAATCGGAGTAG